TTTTTTCTCTCGGACGGCATCTTGGAAGGGGAAAGTGAAACACAGcacagaaaattctgaaatgtgTAGGATCAGAATTCAAAGGTTTTTCTTGTAGATGGTAAGATAATGTCTCAGGTAACCAGCTCCAGCATGAAGTTGCAGAATCTGTTGGcctgaaaaataatttgtgtgtgtgtgtgtgtgtgtgtgtgtgtgttggtgtgtgtgtgtgagcatgcgCATGCATAAGAATGCAGGTGAAGTCCTCAATGACTTACTATTAATTCTTGGAAAAGACCTTGTGGAATGACTGCTTACTCAATGGGGTTTctgctaagaaaaaaatcttgcctGTTGTTCAAGTAGGGGCATCTGGCTTAATACTGACAACTGATCCAAGACTGTTAAGGTTTGCGAAGAATGGTAAAACCCTTTGACAGCGAGTTAGTAGCATCATAATCGGGCCCAAATTATTAATTCTCCTGTCTGCAGGCTTTAGGTTTCTTCTGATAATATGCTATGTCTGTCCTTCTGctctttctcttgtttctttcctctctttctcactACTGGGAGACAATCATTGTGCTTAAAacactgggagaaaaaaataaattagaaaaatactagtttttttttttcaacatgtatGATCTACCCTGAGCCTCGACATGGTAAAACTTAGATACCAAAAACTTGTTTTTGGTAAGAGGCTTGCCAATCATGATGATGTTTAGTAATCCTATTccctacttgaaaataaaaatgcctctAGAATGCCCAATGTCCACTGGGTGTAACCACTGCCAGTATGAGTTCTCTGGTGTTGAATAAGGCATAATCTTttcttaaaagctttgccaccttctttacatttgtatggtttgcctccagtatgaattctctggtgttgagtaaggcatgaTATTTGAGTCTGaattaatgaaactttcaggggtTAAATGCACACCTGTTGTGAGAGAGTAATTGAACAGAGGCTACCAAATGAATCCCTCCATCAACAGAGGCACCATCTTAATATTGTGGGATTATTATGGAGATATTTCTGTGACAGTAATAGTAAGTGGAGGTATCTGTGCTTTATAGCACTATGGTGATCACTAAGTAACTATAgctagtatatttttaaaaaaaagtttttaaataatgcaaTTGTTCAAACTTATGTACAACAAAAACTGAGTCTAAAGACTACTAAAACTGAgcctctttgtgtttttttttttttaaactagggatAAAACCAAAGTGCTCTCtatcactaagtcacatccccaaatctttttatttagagttaggatcattctaagttgcttagattcatgtgaaattgctgaggctggttttgaaactgTGATTCTCCTTTCTTGAACTCACCTGCTgcttgggtgaaaagtgtgtaccactgtgcccagcttaagtTTAAGTCTTCCAGAATCCTGAAAGAACCTGAAGTACTGCAGTGGAAGAGATTTCTTCATacattaaatgttaaaaacatcATTCACTTGGTACAAAAGAGCTGAGGATGGGTCCAGGGAAAGATGTAACTTTCTGAGCTTTCACAGTGTGGTTTAAGACAGACCTGCCTTTTTCTGGGTGACACAACTGTATCGTTGTGTTACTGGAAGGATGGACTCATCAGTTCAAATGCTTTTCATTGACACCATTTTTTAAccattcttatttgttttcaactgtaacaaaattgttttaaaaaatgtgaagggCTGTGGTTTTctattaagagaaaaaagggcAACTATGTTTCATCAGGTACTGACCCAGTGTTCTCTAAAACAGATGTCATATATATGCAAGTAGAGCCACACTTTGGTACAAAGACACACAGTGCTTCCTCTGGTCTGTCTAGTAAATGCTATAGTATGTTTAGGGGTGGGAAAATGTAGTATGCTTCTTTCTCATTTGTGAAGAGCCTCTGGAGGCTCAGGGGCTCAAAGTCATGAATGGAGGCTCAGACCCTGAGGGGTCATGGACAGGTCTCTTGATGTGTATTTAGTGTGAGCATTCATGCCCACTACATGTGTGGATTTAACAACAAAATGTGTTGCATTTTGCTATTCAATATCTTTGTTTCTCAGCCACCTAGTTTCAAATTTTTGAACTCTGCATTTGATGTAGAAAGCTAGGATGTATCATGGAGGACATTTGAAAAGCCAGAATCTGATGCCTGAAGTGTTACAAAACCatcttttaaatgctttttatggACATGAAATCAtgagtaaaattttttaattaactacAAAGCAAAAGACATTGATTTCTGGGTTCAGGAATGCATGTCTTGCATCCAAGTagtgcaggaggctgagacaggagaaccacaagttcaaatccagtcttgGTAGTAAAAATgataccctaagcaactcagtgaaattgtgtctctaaataaatacaaaatagggctgggatatggcttagtggatGAGTGCACCTGAATTTGCTATACacccaaagtaaaataaataaataaataagacattgacACAGGACCATTCTGCCCAGCTGAGATTATGGGAAAAATATTGATGTGATCATAGACTTAAGGCATAAGGtaattttattaatgtgtttGTTTGGTACAAATAGGCTTTTAAGTCCAGAGacagcttttgaaaaaaaaaaaaaaagatgatttgaatTCAATCAATACAGAGAAATTGATGAAAGGACAATTGAACATGGAGAGGTCCACAGAAGAAAAGAGGGCCAAGGATCCAATCATGCTTCCTGCCCACTCCCGTGGGCTCCTGAGTAATGGCCAGTTGGGAAAGGGTTGGGATTTTATGGATTCAGTGTTGGGGAGCTATCTCTGGgtaattgtaatttttctttccagtatGAAGTTTCTGGTTACCAATGAGGTGTGATCTTACAAGAAATGATTCTTACAGTCTATGGGTTTGTGAGAATTGTCACACATATGAATGATCTGTTTCTTTTTAACCCTTGAAGGATACTTAAAATTTGCCACATTCTTAAAATTTACATGGCTCTTATCCAATATGAGTATTTGGTGAACAACAATACTTTTTCTAATAGaatagctttgccacattctttgcatttgtatagTTTCTCCctagtatgaattctctggtgttcagAAATGTGTGATCTTTGATAAAGAGCTTTGCCATAGCCTTTAAATTTGTATGGCTTTTTTCTAGTATTAATTTTCTGGTGTCAAATAAGTTATCATAtttgattaaaagctttcccATATTCTCCAAATTTATATGGCTTTTCTCCCatatgaagtctctggtgttgacTAAGGAGTGACCTTCAATTAGAAGCTTTGCTACATTACAAATATTTGtgtggtttctctccagtatcaattttctggtgttgagtaaggcatgaTTTTTGATTCaatgctttgccacattctttacgtttgtatggcatttctccagtatgaagtctctggtgtcgagtaaggtgtgattttttattaaaagctttgccacattctttacatttgtatggcttttctcctgtgtgaattctCTTGTGTTGATTAAggtttgattttttattaaaagctttgccacattctttacatttgtatggcttttctcctgtatgaattctgtggtgttgagtaaggcatgatttttgattaaatgctttgccacattctttacatttgtatggcatttctccagtatgaagtctctggtgtcgagtaaggtgtgattttttattaaaagctttgccacattctttacatttgtatggcttttttcCAGTATGTATTCTCTCGTGTTGAGtaaggcatgattttttattaaaagctttgccacattctttacatttgtatggcttttctcctgtatgaattctctggtgttcagtaaggcatgattttttattaaaagctttgccacattctttacatttgtatgacttttctcctgtatgaattctctggtgttgagtaaggtttgattttttattaaaggctttgtcacattctttacatttgtatggcttttctccagtatgaagtctctgaTGTTCAATCaggtgtgattttcgattaaaagctttttcacattctttacatatgtatggcttttctccagtatgaattttctggtgtcgAATAAGGCaagatttttgattaaaagcttttttacattctttaagtttgtatggcttttctTCAGTATAAATTTTCTGGTGCTCAAGAAggtgtgattttttattaaaagctttgacactttctttacatttccagattttctctccagtatgattaCTGTAGTGTTTAATGAGGTTTGAGCAACATTTAAagacattttcacatttctttaatttgtaaGGTTTATCTCCATTGTGAAGCCTATTGTTTTTAGTGACAAATAGtttttgagtaaaatatttttcacattccTTTCTTATGGAGGATTCATCACTTCTCTGATTAACAATTGaggaatttttaaatgcttttacatatttttttaatttgtagagcTTCCCACCAATATTAATTCTCTGGAGATCAGGAATTCttgtagttttattaaaaatgatttcacataCCTTATAGTTGTAATTTGTCTCTTGATTATATAAGCttggataaataaattttgagtaTGGATTAAGatctttttcacttttctcattGTAAAGCTCTTTTAAATGATCACATCGGTGAtttctaggatttaaaaaaaaggagaaaattttaatgtctttcacagaatttacattgtttttcACCAAATCAATTATACTGTTAATTACCTAGGGTAAAGACTGTCTACAGGTCTTAAAAGACTTATTATAAATATAGATCTCTCTGAGTATCTACGTCTACTTTTAAATTAAGCAATATTAGATAAGTACAAATACTCCCACATTCATTATAATTCCATGCATTACCACAAGGAGAAACTgttcatttcatcatttttgtaAAGTAACAATCAGACAGACTACTAAAACTCAGAAATTTCttcaccttctccttctccttcttcttcttcaatcttgtctaaagaaatatttgtggatATTTACTCAAtggttaattttaaattattccagTGACTAACTAAAGCATGAAATATACTCCATagcaaacttttcattttttagaggAAGGGTTTAATTGCAGATGctgttcaaatatatttaaaagtacacAAAGATCCTCAAATGTTACTGCCATATGTGTTGTTGTCTCTCTCCAGCTTAGCCAATGCCCCACATCCCTACAGTTCAACCTTGCCTCCAAAACACTATTGTCTAGTTTTAATTTGTGGGGAATCCTACAGACACTGGGACATAATCATTGCCCTGATGAGCTAAAGCATTTTTCATTAAACATAAACATCATCTGAGCTGGGCTGCTCAACTTTCCAGTAAAAATATCTATCACTGAgggtgttttaaaaattctttctatgtAACTAGCTCACTGAAATATGTTAGAGAATACTTTTGAGTTGTTGAAAACATATTCCTTGAGATGCACAGGTAAGTAGTCCTAGGGCCTCAGAAAAATCTAATAGAAACAGAATTTAGTTCAGTAGAGACATGCATAGGACCAGGAAGTCTCTGTTTCTCACACTCGGAAAGTTTTTCCCATTCCACCCAAAACCACAAAATGCATAGAGCTTTTGGGATATTCACTTGGAGTCTGGCCAAAATCCCTTTTGATATGAAAGATGAAGCAGTGCATGTCAGATGGAGCTGCTGAAAGATATCTATAAACTgtgcatgaaatttaaaaataaagcatggaAGCCTTTAGGGAAAAAAGTCTTGTATCTGGAAACTCGCAGTTGAAATCCAGCTAGTTTGAGACTATCCAGTACATGTTATATACTACCTAGTTTTGTCTAAATTCAGCATGGCACTGGAAATAGTATCATCCATTGGAGCCACATAGCCACATAGCATCACAGAGATGGGTGAGACAGGACAGAATGCGAATCAACCTGTATCAAGAAATATTCTTCCTGTTGaaatcttatttcttctttgatgcaCAATCCCTTAAATAAAGAACTGGAAAAAATATCTAGTCATTGTTTTTCAGAACTTATGTGTTCTACAGAATCTATAAGATGTTTTACCTCTTTTAACATAAGTTCTTACCTGGTCTTATATtcctttactaattatttcagatatttatttattttttcagatggcTCATCACCTTCCAGAAAAGAAATTACTCAGGTGGGATGCTCAATGACCCAAGACATGGAGTAATTATGCTAACTTAAGAGCCATAAATACATTGGTAACTTCACAAAGACTGCTTCAAGTTgaattgaaattatatataaatatttacaagcaCCTTTGACTCAAACTATCAAGTTTCAGGGAGAAGGTTCTACAAAAGTGGGCTTCTGCAATGGTAGACAGAATCATAAAATGACAAAgacattatagatttttttttcttacaaatgaGAAGTTTCATGGTAAGCCATTCCTCATTCAAAGGTGGTGTTAAATCACCACTGTggctgctttacttttctcaaaGGGTTATACAATTATTAGCTTAAGCCCTTCATTGTTCTTCATTTGCCCCACACCATCCCTACTACTTCTATCCCAGACATGTTTTCTAACTCTTAACATGATCCCAGAAAAGTATCAGAAGCCTTTCCCAATTCTCACAAGACCCTCATGTCTGCTTTTGGGGTGTGATGCATTCCTGCAAGCCATTTGGGCTATTGGTTTTCCGGGAAACTGTGCTAAAAGTTCCTGAGACTTTCCTGTGTTTCGATTTTCATACATGACAGATGAGCTGTATGCTTATTTCatgtgttttagaaagatttaactgcttttctttttcttgcttaattattattgcatttaaaaagcaatatctACCAAACTTTCAGTGTAAAACTATTTAATTactaaattgttcttttcaacACAAATGTCTTAGTAAGGTTTGTTGCAGCATTTCCTTAAtctgtatgtttttcttttctttacgtAGAAATACTATGcatgtgtttaaaatataaaacaatttgcCTATACTGTGTAGAAAATCTCCTTCTTATTACcttattaaaaatacagattagaATGCTGCAACTTTAAATTAATGATCTGTAAACTTTTCTCTAACCTGCACTTATGTAGAgattaataaagttttaaaaacataactgattataagcattttataactttttgagattttttcattaaaatgcctATTCCTATTCTAATCCTATTTAAAAGCTGAGCAAACTGGTTgagtaattatttttctaaagataCAGCTTCATAATGCCCTGTAAACATTGTGTAAATGTAATTTGATACATGtttttgcaatttaaaattttgtgtattgCAAGTGGTTTTACACAAAATACTGCGTAGTAAAAATTTTACAATTACTATAAAGTAATTTAAAGTTTTAACCAAAGAATAACTGAATGGCACTAGTTGAGCAGGCAGTCTTTTCAGATGTTTGTAATAATATAAACTGATAAACTtgtaattttatgaataaattattttcatgttttttttccattcattaagataaattttctgaacttccctctctttaaatttcaatttcttgTTTAAAACTAAGTATTAACTCTCCTGCTTTCCATACCTTTGCTTTTTCAAgttttgcaaaaaatattttatttcttgctctccTGAAAATTCTTGGTTTTGATTAGAAGTcatacctaaaaaaaataataggaagtTATTTCACTTACTATGGTGAATAACTCTGcaattatataaaactttatcAAAGTGGGGGGGGGAATAGCCAGATAACAGTATGATTCAAGGCCATTattactcaaaaaaatatatagaatttactACCATATGATGACAAAAGCTTTGAGAACTTTGAAAATTATCTTAAGAAATTATAGCACCACAAATGAGGACAAAATGCAAACTGACTAATATTACTACAAAAATGTCATATCATAGCCCTTCACTTCAACATATTCAGACTCCATCTGTGACtcaaatatttcaggaaatgaatatctcttgtttgtttatttatatttttaacgtTGGGGGGATTATTTCATAAGAGAACACAGAGGTATTCTATCACCAAACTAAATCCAAaggcatttttatatttctatatatctatttctatatttctatatctatatactttttttaaagacagtttatAAAAAAGatgctgaaatttattttaaactggcATTCCACTGTCCCAGCTTTCCAGTTATAtggaattaaatttatatatcattgcacatcacctttttttgtttactttgtaattccaaatattttccaaaatgactataATGATCTAGTTGATCCaattttgaatagaaaaatatcaatgaaaataatagatCACACAATAAAGAGTATAATCAactcaagcaaacaaacaatgtaATACTAGTAATTgaaagttcaaaaattgatgtTGTTAATTATCTAAGTAATGCCAGAAAACAACCTGAAAtatgtttaataaaacaaataacaatgtagaaaattgaaaaaaatagcaacagaaaaggtaaaaattatatactaaaaatattcttttaaaaagaatgtctcaggctggggacacagctcacatgtttgaatgcttgcctcacatgcaaaagaatgggcttagtccctagcaccacacacacacacacacacacacacacacacacacgcacagtctcataaattaaaaatttgaggaagaaaatatatcaaaggcTAGAATCAATTAAAATACACAGGTACTGCTCAAAAatgtggtacatgactgtaatcccagtatctggGGAGAATGATGTGGGAGCataatgagttcaaagacagactcagcaatggtgaggcactaagcacatCATGAGATCCTATGTACTTTTATATAATTCCaaagtaatgataaaataaacattgaagggaataaaataaaataatcaccataaaatctatgaaatacaaattaaggCAGCTTTTTTCATagtagaaaaatttataaaatatcaacaaaatttgaaatctacAGAAGTAAGTCCTTTATCTTCAGTAATTTAAGTAGAAATGAACTAATTTGAAAAAACTAATCAGAAAATGTGATTAATaagaatgtattaaaataaaataaaaatatattaataatgtcaGATGCAAATCTACAGAAAGTTCTCTTATAATATAAGGTCACAAAAagactaaaaacaaaaagatataacaAATATTACGTTCAAAATTGCAAAGGTGATAGTAATTATACAAATGAGATAGAAAGTAGAATatcatataaagataaatatgacTAAACACTGGAATACAATCATAGAAGAAACATTTATAACTccaatcatatttttatatatagaaagaaatcacagaaaaaaaaatctagaaaggaATCACAGAAAAAAGTTTCAATAGCACAAAAACCAACACAGTAATAGTAGGATACATCAATCCCCagttaatgcaaataaaaaaacattattgCATTAGTACCCAGAGAGTgaaaaaactttagaaaacattaaaatctaACTAGGTTTACAGAGGCAATCTTCTTTGTAGTGTATGGAATATTGTTCCAAAGAGATCaggttaaaaatacaaaacaattgttaaagatattaaaatattgaagttgctttgaaacataaaataataagt
The sequence above is a segment of the Ictidomys tridecemlineatus isolate mIctTri1 chromosome 16, mIctTri1.hap1, whole genome shotgun sequence genome. Coding sequences within it:
- the LOC144371203 gene encoding uncharacterized protein LOC144371203; translated protein: MSLYPNSASDWMLLAVSHDPEADLEAIYLGRWGKLSNQCTEDSPDYARSPEKPKMVSSLKEPLTLRDVVIEFSEGEWKFLDPSQQTLYGDVINHRCDHLKELYNEKSEKDLNPYSKFIYPSLYNQETNYNYKVCEIIFNKTTRIPDLQRINIGGKLYKLKKYVKAFKNSSIVNQRSDESSIRKECEKYFTQKLFVTKNNRLHNGDKPYKLKKCENVFKCCSNLIKHYSNHTGEKIWKCKESVKAFNKKSHLLEHQKIYTEEKPYKLKECKKAFNQKSCLIRHQKIHTGEKPYICKECEKAFNRKSHLIEHQRLHTGEKPYKCKECDKAFNKKSNLTQHQRIHTGEKSYKCKECGKAFNKKSCLTEHQRIHTGEKPYKCKECGKAFNKKSCLTQHERIHTGKKPYKCKECGKAFNKKSHLTRHQRLHTGEMPYKCKECGKAFNQKSCLTQHHRIHTGEKPYKCKECGKAFNKKSNLNQHKRIHTGEKPYKCKECGKAFNKKSHLTRHQRLHTGEMPYKRKECGKALNQKSCLTQHQKIDTGEKPHKYL